A genomic segment from Diceros bicornis minor isolate mBicDic1 chromosome 5, mDicBic1.mat.cur, whole genome shotgun sequence encodes:
- the ACSBG1 gene encoding long-chain-fatty-acid--CoA ligase ACSBG1 isoform X3, translating into MLRRPGAGRSCPREDPSMPGSREAPRESRWDANSGTTQENLGTSSLTNVQTLSEESLNRAPQLSSPVKVKDAQVESPEETLWTTRADGRVRLRMDPSFAQPPYTVHQMFYNALDKYRDLSALGFKRQGTWEYISYFQYYLLARKAAKGFLKLGLERAHSVAILGFNSPEWFFSAVGTVFAGGIVTGIYTTSSPEACQYIAHDCCANVIMVDEQKQLEKILKIWKNLPHLKAVVIYREPPPRKMANVYTMEEFMELGNEVPEEALDTIINAQQPNECCVLVYTSGTTGNPKGVMLSHDNITWTARYGSQAGDIQPAEVQQEVVVSYLPLSHIAAQIYDLWTGIQWGAQVCFAEPDALKGSLVNTLREVEPTSHMGVPRVWEKIMERIQEVAAQSGFIWRKMLLWAMSVTLEQNLTCPWSDLKPFTTRLADYLVLAKVRQALGFARCQKNFYGAAPMTAETQRFFLGLNIRLYAGYGLSETSGPHFMSSPYNYRLYSSGKVVPGCRVKLLNQDAEGIGEICLWGRTIFMGYLNMEDKTCEAIDADGWLHTGDAGHLDADGFLYITGRLKELIITAGGENVPPLPIEEAVKTELPIISNAMLIGDQRKFLSMLLTLKCTLDPDTSDPTDNLTEQAVEFCRRVGSKATTVSEIVGRKDEAVYQAIEEGIQRVNKNAAARPYYIQKWAILERDFSISGGELGPTMKLKRLIVLEKYKDIIASFYQEQKK; encoded by the exons CTCCCTGACTAATGTGCAGACGCTCTCCGAAGAGTCCCTCAACCGTGCTCCCCAGCTCTCATCCCCAGTGAAGGTGAAGGATGCCCAGGTGGAGTCTCCAG AGGAGACACTGTGGACGACTCGGGCTGACGGGCGGGTGCGCCTGCGCATGGACCCCAGCTTCGCACAGCCTCCCTACACCGTGCATCAGATGTTCTACAATGCCCTGGACAAGTACAGGGACCTCAGCGCTCTGGGCTTCAAGCGCCAGGGCACGTGGGAGTACATCTCCTATTTCCAGTACTACCTGCTTGCCCGCAAAGCTGCCAAGGGCTTCCTGAAG CTCGGCCTGGAGCGGGCCCACAGCGTGGCCATCCTCGGCTTCAACTCCCCGGAGTGGTTCTTCTCGGCGGTGGGCACAGTATTTGCAGG TGGCATTGTCACCGGTATCTACACAACCAGCTCCCCTGAGGCCTGCCAGTACATCGCTCATGACTGCTGTGCCAACGTCATCATGGTCGACGAGCAGAAGCAGCTGGAAAAGATCCTGAAG ATCTGGAAAAATCTGCCACATCTGAAGGCAGTAGTGATATATCGAGAACCTCCTCCAAGGAAGATGGCCAACGTGTACACG ATGGAGGAATTCATGGAGCTGGGGAATGAGGTGCCCGAGGAGGCCCTGGACACCATCATCAATGCCCAGCAGCCCAACGAGTGCTGCGTGCTGGTCTATACATCGGGCACCACTGGGAACCCCAAGGGCGTGATGCTGAGTCACGACAAT ATCACGTGGACAGCACGGTACGGCAGCCAGGCCGGTGACATCCAGCCAGCGGAAGTCCAACAGGAGGTGGTGGTCAGCTACCTGCCCCTCAGCCACATTGCTGCCCAAATCTATGACTTGTGGACGGGCATCCAGTGGGGGGCCCAGGTCTGCTTTGCCGAGCCTGATGCTCTGAAG GGGAGCCTGGTGAACACGCTGCGGGAGGTGGAGCCCACATCCCACATGGGGGTGCCTCGGGTGTGGGAGAAGATCATGGAGCGGATCCAGGAGGTGGCAGCTCAGTCTGGCTTCATCTGGCGCAAGATGCTGCTGTGGGCCATGTCGGTGACCTTGGAGCAGAACCTCACCTGCCCTTGGAG CGATCTGAAGCCCTTCACAACCAGACTGGCAGATTACCTGGTGCTAGCCAAGGTCCGCCAGGCACTGGGCTTTGCCAGGTGTCAGAAGAACTTCTATGGAGCAGCCCCCATGACCGCGGAGACCCAGCGCTTCTTCCTGGGCCTCAACATCCGCTTGTATGCAGGCTATGGCCTCAGTGAGACCTCAGGCCCCCACTTCATGTCCAGCCCCTACAACTACCGGCTCTACAG ctccGGCAAGGTGGTGCCAGGCTGCCGAGTGAAGCTGCTGAACCAGGATGCAGAGGGCATCGGCGAGATCTGCCTGTGGGGCCGCACCATCTTCATGGGCTACCTGAACATGGAGGACAAGACGTGTGAGGCCATAGATGCCGATGGCTGGCTACACACGGGCGACGCCGGACACCTGGATGCCGACGGCTTCCTCTACATCACCGGGCGTCTCAAAG AATTAATCATCACAGCCGGTGGGGAGaatgttcctcctctgcccatcGAGGAAGCCGTGAAGACAGAGCTGCCCATCATCAGCAACGCCATGCTGATCGGAGACCAGAGGAAGTTCCTGTCCATGCTGCTCACCTTGAAG TGTACTCTGGACCCAGACACCTCTGACCCAACTGATAATCTGACCGAACAAGCTGTGGAGTTCTGCCGGAGAGTGGGCAGCAAAGCTACCACTGTATCTGAGATCGTGGGGAGAAAGGATGAGGCCGTGTATCAGGCCATTGAAGAGGGGATACAGAGGGTCAACAAGAATGCAGCTGCCCGACCCTACTACATCCAGAAGTGGGCCATTCTCGAGAGGGACTTCTCCATTTCAGGCGGAGAGTTGg GCCCCACAATGAAACTGAAACGGCTCATAGTTCTGGAGAAGTACAAAGATATCATCGCTTCCTTTTACCAAGAGCAAAAAAAGTAA
- the ACSBG1 gene encoding long-chain-fatty-acid--CoA ligase ACSBG1 isoform X1: MLRRPGAGRSCPREDPSMPGSREAPRESRWDANSGTTQENLGTRFLSRLLPGGPGCVRKLSLNLQYQQDVRRNVRSSSLTNVQTLSEESLNRAPQLSSPVKVKDAQVESPEETLWTTRADGRVRLRMDPSFAQPPYTVHQMFYNALDKYRDLSALGFKRQGTWEYISYFQYYLLARKAAKGFLKLGLERAHSVAILGFNSPEWFFSAVGTVFAGGIVTGIYTTSSPEACQYIAHDCCANVIMVDEQKQLEKILKIWKNLPHLKAVVIYREPPPRKMANVYTMEEFMELGNEVPEEALDTIINAQQPNECCVLVYTSGTTGNPKGVMLSHDNITWTARYGSQAGDIQPAEVQQEVVVSYLPLSHIAAQIYDLWTGIQWGAQVCFAEPDALKGSLVNTLREVEPTSHMGVPRVWEKIMERIQEVAAQSGFIWRKMLLWAMSVTLEQNLTCPWSDLKPFTTRLADYLVLAKVRQALGFARCQKNFYGAAPMTAETQRFFLGLNIRLYAGYGLSETSGPHFMSSPYNYRLYSSGKVVPGCRVKLLNQDAEGIGEICLWGRTIFMGYLNMEDKTCEAIDADGWLHTGDAGHLDADGFLYITGRLKELIITAGGENVPPLPIEEAVKTELPIISNAMLIGDQRKFLSMLLTLKCTLDPDTSDPTDNLTEQAVEFCRRVGSKATTVSEIVGRKDEAVYQAIEEGIQRVNKNAAARPYYIQKWAILERDFSISGGELGPTMKLKRLIVLEKYKDIIASFYQEQKK; encoded by the exons CTCCCTGACTAATGTGCAGACGCTCTCCGAAGAGTCCCTCAACCGTGCTCCCCAGCTCTCATCCCCAGTGAAGGTGAAGGATGCCCAGGTGGAGTCTCCAG AGGAGACACTGTGGACGACTCGGGCTGACGGGCGGGTGCGCCTGCGCATGGACCCCAGCTTCGCACAGCCTCCCTACACCGTGCATCAGATGTTCTACAATGCCCTGGACAAGTACAGGGACCTCAGCGCTCTGGGCTTCAAGCGCCAGGGCACGTGGGAGTACATCTCCTATTTCCAGTACTACCTGCTTGCCCGCAAAGCTGCCAAGGGCTTCCTGAAG CTCGGCCTGGAGCGGGCCCACAGCGTGGCCATCCTCGGCTTCAACTCCCCGGAGTGGTTCTTCTCGGCGGTGGGCACAGTATTTGCAGG TGGCATTGTCACCGGTATCTACACAACCAGCTCCCCTGAGGCCTGCCAGTACATCGCTCATGACTGCTGTGCCAACGTCATCATGGTCGACGAGCAGAAGCAGCTGGAAAAGATCCTGAAG ATCTGGAAAAATCTGCCACATCTGAAGGCAGTAGTGATATATCGAGAACCTCCTCCAAGGAAGATGGCCAACGTGTACACG ATGGAGGAATTCATGGAGCTGGGGAATGAGGTGCCCGAGGAGGCCCTGGACACCATCATCAATGCCCAGCAGCCCAACGAGTGCTGCGTGCTGGTCTATACATCGGGCACCACTGGGAACCCCAAGGGCGTGATGCTGAGTCACGACAAT ATCACGTGGACAGCACGGTACGGCAGCCAGGCCGGTGACATCCAGCCAGCGGAAGTCCAACAGGAGGTGGTGGTCAGCTACCTGCCCCTCAGCCACATTGCTGCCCAAATCTATGACTTGTGGACGGGCATCCAGTGGGGGGCCCAGGTCTGCTTTGCCGAGCCTGATGCTCTGAAG GGGAGCCTGGTGAACACGCTGCGGGAGGTGGAGCCCACATCCCACATGGGGGTGCCTCGGGTGTGGGAGAAGATCATGGAGCGGATCCAGGAGGTGGCAGCTCAGTCTGGCTTCATCTGGCGCAAGATGCTGCTGTGGGCCATGTCGGTGACCTTGGAGCAGAACCTCACCTGCCCTTGGAG CGATCTGAAGCCCTTCACAACCAGACTGGCAGATTACCTGGTGCTAGCCAAGGTCCGCCAGGCACTGGGCTTTGCCAGGTGTCAGAAGAACTTCTATGGAGCAGCCCCCATGACCGCGGAGACCCAGCGCTTCTTCCTGGGCCTCAACATCCGCTTGTATGCAGGCTATGGCCTCAGTGAGACCTCAGGCCCCCACTTCATGTCCAGCCCCTACAACTACCGGCTCTACAG ctccGGCAAGGTGGTGCCAGGCTGCCGAGTGAAGCTGCTGAACCAGGATGCAGAGGGCATCGGCGAGATCTGCCTGTGGGGCCGCACCATCTTCATGGGCTACCTGAACATGGAGGACAAGACGTGTGAGGCCATAGATGCCGATGGCTGGCTACACACGGGCGACGCCGGACACCTGGATGCCGACGGCTTCCTCTACATCACCGGGCGTCTCAAAG AATTAATCATCACAGCCGGTGGGGAGaatgttcctcctctgcccatcGAGGAAGCCGTGAAGACAGAGCTGCCCATCATCAGCAACGCCATGCTGATCGGAGACCAGAGGAAGTTCCTGTCCATGCTGCTCACCTTGAAG TGTACTCTGGACCCAGACACCTCTGACCCAACTGATAATCTGACCGAACAAGCTGTGGAGTTCTGCCGGAGAGTGGGCAGCAAAGCTACCACTGTATCTGAGATCGTGGGGAGAAAGGATGAGGCCGTGTATCAGGCCATTGAAGAGGGGATACAGAGGGTCAACAAGAATGCAGCTGCCCGACCCTACTACATCCAGAAGTGGGCCATTCTCGAGAGGGACTTCTCCATTTCAGGCGGAGAGTTGg GCCCCACAATGAAACTGAAACGGCTCATAGTTCTGGAGAAGTACAAAGATATCATCGCTTCCTTTTACCAAGAGCAAAAAAAGTAA
- the ACSBG1 gene encoding long-chain-fatty-acid--CoA ligase ACSBG1 isoform X2, protein MPEVLLLRSASSILRTVFLSRLLPGGPGCVRKLSLNLQYQQDVRRNVRSSSLTNVQTLSEESLNRAPQLSSPVKVKDAQVESPEETLWTTRADGRVRLRMDPSFAQPPYTVHQMFYNALDKYRDLSALGFKRQGTWEYISYFQYYLLARKAAKGFLKLGLERAHSVAILGFNSPEWFFSAVGTVFAGGIVTGIYTTSSPEACQYIAHDCCANVIMVDEQKQLEKILKIWKNLPHLKAVVIYREPPPRKMANVYTMEEFMELGNEVPEEALDTIINAQQPNECCVLVYTSGTTGNPKGVMLSHDNITWTARYGSQAGDIQPAEVQQEVVVSYLPLSHIAAQIYDLWTGIQWGAQVCFAEPDALKGSLVNTLREVEPTSHMGVPRVWEKIMERIQEVAAQSGFIWRKMLLWAMSVTLEQNLTCPWSDLKPFTTRLADYLVLAKVRQALGFARCQKNFYGAAPMTAETQRFFLGLNIRLYAGYGLSETSGPHFMSSPYNYRLYSSGKVVPGCRVKLLNQDAEGIGEICLWGRTIFMGYLNMEDKTCEAIDADGWLHTGDAGHLDADGFLYITGRLKELIITAGGENVPPLPIEEAVKTELPIISNAMLIGDQRKFLSMLLTLKCTLDPDTSDPTDNLTEQAVEFCRRVGSKATTVSEIVGRKDEAVYQAIEEGIQRVNKNAAARPYYIQKWAILERDFSISGGELGPTMKLKRLIVLEKYKDIIASFYQEQKK, encoded by the exons CTCCCTGACTAATGTGCAGACGCTCTCCGAAGAGTCCCTCAACCGTGCTCCCCAGCTCTCATCCCCAGTGAAGGTGAAGGATGCCCAGGTGGAGTCTCCAG AGGAGACACTGTGGACGACTCGGGCTGACGGGCGGGTGCGCCTGCGCATGGACCCCAGCTTCGCACAGCCTCCCTACACCGTGCATCAGATGTTCTACAATGCCCTGGACAAGTACAGGGACCTCAGCGCTCTGGGCTTCAAGCGCCAGGGCACGTGGGAGTACATCTCCTATTTCCAGTACTACCTGCTTGCCCGCAAAGCTGCCAAGGGCTTCCTGAAG CTCGGCCTGGAGCGGGCCCACAGCGTGGCCATCCTCGGCTTCAACTCCCCGGAGTGGTTCTTCTCGGCGGTGGGCACAGTATTTGCAGG TGGCATTGTCACCGGTATCTACACAACCAGCTCCCCTGAGGCCTGCCAGTACATCGCTCATGACTGCTGTGCCAACGTCATCATGGTCGACGAGCAGAAGCAGCTGGAAAAGATCCTGAAG ATCTGGAAAAATCTGCCACATCTGAAGGCAGTAGTGATATATCGAGAACCTCCTCCAAGGAAGATGGCCAACGTGTACACG ATGGAGGAATTCATGGAGCTGGGGAATGAGGTGCCCGAGGAGGCCCTGGACACCATCATCAATGCCCAGCAGCCCAACGAGTGCTGCGTGCTGGTCTATACATCGGGCACCACTGGGAACCCCAAGGGCGTGATGCTGAGTCACGACAAT ATCACGTGGACAGCACGGTACGGCAGCCAGGCCGGTGACATCCAGCCAGCGGAAGTCCAACAGGAGGTGGTGGTCAGCTACCTGCCCCTCAGCCACATTGCTGCCCAAATCTATGACTTGTGGACGGGCATCCAGTGGGGGGCCCAGGTCTGCTTTGCCGAGCCTGATGCTCTGAAG GGGAGCCTGGTGAACACGCTGCGGGAGGTGGAGCCCACATCCCACATGGGGGTGCCTCGGGTGTGGGAGAAGATCATGGAGCGGATCCAGGAGGTGGCAGCTCAGTCTGGCTTCATCTGGCGCAAGATGCTGCTGTGGGCCATGTCGGTGACCTTGGAGCAGAACCTCACCTGCCCTTGGAG CGATCTGAAGCCCTTCACAACCAGACTGGCAGATTACCTGGTGCTAGCCAAGGTCCGCCAGGCACTGGGCTTTGCCAGGTGTCAGAAGAACTTCTATGGAGCAGCCCCCATGACCGCGGAGACCCAGCGCTTCTTCCTGGGCCTCAACATCCGCTTGTATGCAGGCTATGGCCTCAGTGAGACCTCAGGCCCCCACTTCATGTCCAGCCCCTACAACTACCGGCTCTACAG ctccGGCAAGGTGGTGCCAGGCTGCCGAGTGAAGCTGCTGAACCAGGATGCAGAGGGCATCGGCGAGATCTGCCTGTGGGGCCGCACCATCTTCATGGGCTACCTGAACATGGAGGACAAGACGTGTGAGGCCATAGATGCCGATGGCTGGCTACACACGGGCGACGCCGGACACCTGGATGCCGACGGCTTCCTCTACATCACCGGGCGTCTCAAAG AATTAATCATCACAGCCGGTGGGGAGaatgttcctcctctgcccatcGAGGAAGCCGTGAAGACAGAGCTGCCCATCATCAGCAACGCCATGCTGATCGGAGACCAGAGGAAGTTCCTGTCCATGCTGCTCACCTTGAAG TGTACTCTGGACCCAGACACCTCTGACCCAACTGATAATCTGACCGAACAAGCTGTGGAGTTCTGCCGGAGAGTGGGCAGCAAAGCTACCACTGTATCTGAGATCGTGGGGAGAAAGGATGAGGCCGTGTATCAGGCCATTGAAGAGGGGATACAGAGGGTCAACAAGAATGCAGCTGCCCGACCCTACTACATCCAGAAGTGGGCCATTCTCGAGAGGGACTTCTCCATTTCAGGCGGAGAGTTGg GCCCCACAATGAAACTGAAACGGCTCATAGTTCTGGAGAAGTACAAAGATATCATCGCTTCCTTTTACCAAGAGCAAAAAAAGTAA